One genomic segment of Candidatus Woesearchaeota archaeon includes these proteins:
- a CDS encoding sodium:proton exchanger gives MLESLFIELSLIIILATLIAAIVRLLKQPLIIAYILTGIIASPYVLDIVPPPENIETFAHIGIALLLFMVGLSLNLKNIKDVGKVAIATAVGQVVFTTSAGFLIGKWLGFSTISSIYIAIAISFSSTIIIMKLISDKGDIESLYARIAVGFLIVQDIIAVFALLFVSSISKGADFANLITNLLFVGVGLTVGLFLMSIYVLPKITKLVAKSQEYLLLFSLGWCFAISSIFYYFNFSIEIGALLAGISLAASPYRYEISSKLRPLRDFFLILFFIYLGDQLIFGDIKLYILPVIILSALILFGNPLIVLILMGLSGYTKKNSFFAGLTVAQISEFSLILITLGVAVGHIDKSLLTIITMIGLITITACTYMVTYSKNIYSHLSNFLSIFEKKGAKIDEHKYHHEKGYDILLLGYNRISYDLVHSLKKLRKDFLIVDYNPETIKKLAEEGLHCRYGDVGDIELLNELNLTKAKMVISTVPDFDTNLLLISKIRERNKKAIIIVISHQIDESLKLYDEGASYVIMPHFLGGSHASAMIEENKLDINKFLQHKIAHIEYLKERDKLKNIHPAHDRKK, from the coding sequence ATGCTTGAAAGCTTATTTATTGAACTCAGCCTGATTATCATCTTAGCTACACTAATTGCAGCCATAGTAAGATTATTGAAACAGCCCCTGATTATTGCATATATACTCACAGGCATTATTGCAAGCCCGTATGTATTGGATATTGTGCCTCCCCCTGAAAATATTGAAACTTTTGCCCATATAGGCATTGCATTGCTTCTATTTATGGTAGGATTAAGTCTCAATCTGAAAAACATAAAAGATGTAGGCAAGGTTGCAATTGCTACCGCTGTAGGCCAGGTAGTTTTTACAACTTCAGCTGGATTTCTAATCGGAAAATGGCTGGGATTTTCAACCATATCTTCAATTTATATCGCAATTGCCATTTCATTTAGTAGCACCATTATAATTATGAAGCTGATATCAGATAAGGGAGATATAGAATCACTTTACGCACGTATAGCAGTTGGTTTCTTAATCGTGCAGGATATAATAGCAGTATTTGCACTGCTCTTCGTTTCCTCTATATCAAAAGGCGCTGACTTTGCAAATCTCATAACCAACCTTCTCTTTGTGGGAGTGGGTCTGACAGTAGGATTATTTCTTATGAGCATCTACGTATTGCCAAAAATAACCAAATTGGTGGCAAAATCACAGGAGTATCTTCTTTTATTTTCACTTGGGTGGTGTTTTGCTATCTCTTCCATCTTCTATTATTTTAATTTTTCAATCGAAATTGGGGCATTATTAGCAGGAATCAGCCTGGCAGCATCTCCCTATAGATATGAAATAAGCTCAAAACTCAGGCCGCTCAGGGACTTTTTTCTTATACTTTTTTTCATTTATCTTGGTGACCAGTTGATTTTTGGAGATATCAAATTGTATATTTTACCGGTAATAATTTTATCAGCTTTGATTTTATTTGGCAATCCGTTAATAGTCCTGATATTGATGGGATTATCAGGATATACTAAGAAAAATAGTTTTTTTGCTGGATTAACAGTAGCCCAAATAAGCGAATTCTCACTGATACTCATTACTTTAGGTGTTGCAGTAGGCCATATTGATAAATCACTTTTGACCATAATTACAATGATAGGCCTTATAACAATAACTGCATGTACTTATATGGTAACTTATTCAAAAAACATATATTCACATTTATCTAATTTTTTATCCATATTTGAAAAAAAAGGGGCAAAGATAGACGAACATAAATACCACCATGAAAAGGGATATGACATTCTATTGCTAGGTTACAATAGAATAAGCTATGACCTGGTTCATTCTTTGAAAAAATTAAGAAAAGATTTTCTGATTGTTGATTACAACCCGGAAACAATCAAAAAACTGGCGGAAGAGGGCCTTCATTGCAGGTATGGGGATGTCGGCGATATAGAACTTTTAAATGAGCTAAACCTGACAAAAGCTAAAATGGTAATTTCTACTGTGCCTGACTTTGACACAAACCTTCTGTTAATATCAAAAATAAGGGAGAGAAATAAGAAAGCAATAATCATTGTAATATCTCATCAGATAGATGAATCCTTAAAACTCTATGACGAAGGAGCAAGTTATGTAATAATGCCGCATTTCCTTGGGGGGAGCCATGCGTCTGCAATGATTGAGGAAAACAAACTCGATATTAACAAGTTCCTTCAGCATAAGATAGCACACATAGAATATCTCAAAGAAAGGGATAAGCTTAAGAATATTCATCCAGCCCATGACCGGAAAAAATAA
- a CDS encoding replication factor C small subunit → MEHAIWTEKYRPQNFSDIKGQKEIVSRIKSFVEQQNMPHLLFAGPAGVGKTTLALVIAKQLYKEQWRQNFLELNASDERGIDVIRVKVKDFARTKSIGDVPFKIIYLDESDALTKEAQQALRRTMENYTATCRFILGCNYSSKIIDPIQSRCAVFRFKPLDMKDLMLIIDKIAREEGLRIEGKGKDALIEVSGGDCRKLENILQASSVLGKDITEEKIFSIASSAKPKEVINILKLALNNNFIDARKKLLDTMLKHGLSGIDLIKQIQKEILNLEITGRKQLELISKCGEAEYRITEGSDEFVQLEAFLAEVGLIGERN, encoded by the coding sequence ATGGAGCATGCAATCTGGACCGAGAAGTACAGGCCACAGAATTTTTCTGATATCAAGGGGCAGAAAGAGATAGTCAGCAGGATAAAGAGCTTTGTAGAGCAGCAGAATATGCCGCATCTATTATTTGCCGGCCCGGCAGGAGTGGGGAAGACCACACTTGCACTTGTCATTGCAAAGCAGCTTTATAAAGAGCAGTGGAGGCAGAATTTTCTAGAGCTGAATGCTTCTGATGAAAGAGGGATAGATGTTATCAGGGTTAAGGTCAAGGATTTTGCAAGGACAAAGTCCATCGGGGATGTGCCTTTTAAAATAATATACCTTGATGAGTCTGATGCCTTAACCAAGGAAGCGCAGCAGGCATTAAGGAGAACAATGGAGAACTATACTGCTACGTGCAGGTTTATCCTTGGCTGCAACTATTCAAGCAAGATAATAGACCCTATACAGAGCAGATGCGCGGTCTTCAGGTTTAAGCCGCTTGACATGAAAGACTTAATGTTAATAATAGATAAAATAGCAAGGGAAGAGGGCTTGAGAATAGAGGGTAAGGGGAAGGATGCGCTGATCGAAGTCTCAGGGGGGGACTGCAGAAAATTAGAGAACATATTACAGGCAAGCTCTGTGCTTGGGAAAGACATTACTGAAGAAAAGATTTTTTCAATCGCGTCTTCTGCCAAGCCGAAGGAAGTTATCAATATATTGAAATTAGCTCTTAATAACAATTTTATTGATGCGAGGAAAAAGCTTCTGGACACTATGCTGAAACATGGGCTTTCGGGGATTGACTTAATCAAGCAGATCCAGAAGGAAATACTCAACTTGGAGATTACCGGAAGAAAACAGCTTGAGCTTATCAGTAAATGCGGGGAAGCAGAATACAGAATCACAGAAGGAAGCGATGAATTTGTCCAATTGGAGGCATTTCTTGCAGAGGTTGGCCTTATAGGTGAAAGAAATTAA
- a CDS encoding tyrosine--tRNA ligase, which produces MGTREKLELIRQVGEEIVKEDELKSVLETKSNPIAYDGFEPSGTNIHIAQGLLRAININKMTKAGCKFKILVADWHAWANNKMDGNLGHIQEVGKYLIEVWKACDMDLDNVEFVWASHLVKDDNYWKKVMQVARNSTVKRILRCSQIMGRSENETMQASQVLYPCMQAADIFHLKADITQLGMDQRKVNMLAREIGEKLGYWKPVVVSHHMLMGLGQPPASGLKGAERGIELKMSKSKPDTAIFMTDSEQTIKRKIKKAYCPGGIKQDNPILEYCKYILFERFDKLLIERPEKWGGNLEFSSYNELEDKFSKKELHPMDLKNSVHKYLNELLEPIRKKLEKSRTADKLAEEIKNFKVTR; this is translated from the coding sequence ATGGGCACACGTGAAAAACTCGAATTAATCAGGCAGGTAGGCGAAGAGATCGTAAAAGAAGATGAACTTAAGTCTGTGCTTGAAACTAAATCTAATCCAATTGCTTATGACGGATTTGAGCCTAGCGGCACTAATATCCATATAGCGCAGGGGCTTTTAAGGGCTATAAACATTAACAAAATGACAAAAGCAGGCTGCAAGTTCAAGATACTTGTAGCTGACTGGCATGCATGGGCCAATAACAAGATGGACGGAAATCTTGGGCATATACAGGAAGTCGGAAAATACCTTATTGAAGTGTGGAAAGCCTGCGATATGGATCTGGATAATGTTGAGTTTGTATGGGCAAGCCATTTGGTAAAAGATGACAACTACTGGAAAAAAGTCATGCAGGTAGCAAGAAATTCAACTGTAAAAAGAATATTAAGATGCTCCCAAATTATGGGAAGGAGCGAAAATGAAACTATGCAGGCTTCTCAGGTTCTCTATCCATGTATGCAGGCTGCAGATATTTTCCATTTGAAAGCGGATATCACCCAGCTTGGCATGGACCAGAGAAAAGTGAATATGCTGGCGAGGGAAATCGGGGAAAAGCTGGGCTATTGGAAGCCTGTGGTTGTCAGCCATCATATGCTGATGGGGCTTGGCCAGCCTCCTGCTTCCGGTCTGAAAGGCGCTGAACGCGGAATTGAGTTGAAGATGTCAAAATCAAAGCCAGATACTGCCATCTTCATGACAGATTCAGAGCAGACCATTAAAAGAAAAATAAAGAAAGCATATTGCCCTGGAGGAATAAAACAGGACAATCCAATTCTGGAATATTGCAAGTACATATTATTCGAAAGATTTGATAAACTGCTTATTGAAAGGCCTGAAAAATGGGGTGGAAATTTAGAATTCAGCTCCTATAATGAGCTGGAAGATAAATTTTCAAAAAAAGAGCTTCATCCGATGGACCTGAAAAACTCTGTTCACAAATATCTCAATGAGTTGCTTGAGCCGATAAGAAAAAAACTGGAAAAGAGCAGGACAGCTGATAAGCTGGCAGAAGAGATTAAGAATTTCAAAGTAACCCGTTAA
- a CDS encoding M24 family metallopeptidase, whose translation MKIKKMQDFLKNNNIDIALFYALSNSIDINMYYFTGYRGKGCLIIPKNAVPFLLVPLMEYERAQKSSRIKVIKWEKEKKLFEAAALCLKRDKIRKIGICYSSFTLAAYKSLRKFFRKRKFRDITKHIIQIRKIKTEKEISLVRKSAEITSTVLEECIKKFNKLKTEKDVEAFLHKETINKGCTLAFPPIVASGSSSSMPHCDPKKVKLKKGFCIIDFGVVYRGYHSDITRTIHIGRPVKKEAGYYSMLLDVQEAVIGCISPGKKCKDIYEKAVHLLKDCSKNFTHGLGHGIGLQIHELPNLTPNSEDIIMDNMAFTVEPGIYFPGKFGIRIEDDILVAKNKVEVLTKVPKKLIIKGR comes from the coding sequence ATGAAGATAAAAAAGATGCAGGATTTTCTGAAAAATAACAATATCGACATAGCTTTATTCTATGCACTCTCCAACAGTATTGACATCAATATGTATTATTTCACAGGATACAGGGGAAAGGGCTGCCTCATAATACCAAAAAATGCTGTGCCGTTTCTTCTTGTCCCACTCATGGAATATGAAAGGGCGCAAAAAAGCAGCCGTATAAAAGTGATTAAATGGGAAAAAGAAAAAAAACTCTTTGAAGCTGCTGCTCTCTGCTTAAAGAGGGATAAGATAAGGAAAATAGGCATATGCTACAGCAGCTTTACTTTGGCTGCATACAAGTCATTGAGAAAATTTTTCAGGAAAAGAAAATTCAGGGACATAACAAAGCACATTATTCAGATAAGGAAAATCAAAACCGAAAAAGAAATTTCCCTGGTAAGAAAATCAGCAGAAATAACTTCAACTGTCTTGGAAGAATGCATCAAAAAATTTAATAAATTGAAGACAGAAAAAGATGTAGAGGCTTTCTTGCATAAAGAAACTATAAACAAAGGCTGCACATTAGCTTTCCCACCTATAGTTGCATCAGGAAGTTCATCCAGCATGCCCCACTGCGATCCTAAAAAGGTTAAGCTAAAAAAGGGGTTTTGTATAATTGACTTCGGCGTGGTATACAGGGGATATCATTCAGACATAACAAGGACAATTCATATCGGCAGGCCTGTAAAAAAAGAGGCTGGCTATTACAGCATGCTTTTGGATGTGCAGGAAGCAGTGATAGGTTGCATAAGCCCCGGGAAAAAATGCAAAGATATTTACGAAAAGGCAGTTCATCTATTGAAAGATTGTTCAAAAAACTTTACTCACGGTTTGGGCCACGGCATCGGCCTTCAGATACATGAGCTGCCTAACCTTACTCCAAATTCAGAAGACATAATAATGGATAACATGGCATTTACAGTAGAGCCGGGGATATACTTTCCGGGAAAATTCGGCATCAGGATAGAAGATGATATTTTGGTAGCAAAAAATAAGGTAGAGGTTCTTACAAAAGTTCCCAAAAAATTAATTATCAAGGGGAGATAA
- a CDS encoding aminopeptidase translates to MGKSIGYIKKENLLFNKLDKAVSIIITKNLGIRKNESLLVVYDSRQHELAKKFSEVASKSLKKVDMLKIPVAKVNGQEPPKKAVHKFLQYDVLIFLTTRSLSHTKARREATAKGIRIASMPGVTPSVLRRSIDIDYDRLKATIKKVAARLNKAKKVRIKTSLGTDIEFSITKRKAHGLSAGIYNKKGKWGNLPEGEVFIAPVEGTANGIFVVDGSLAGFGKITHPLIFFVENGYVTKITNGRKIPRIKKMLDRVGKKAGNIAEFGIGFNSRAKVTGIVLEDEKAAKTCHLALGNNIGFGGKTDVPLHIDCVIKKPTMFLDNKPIIKKGRLNIQGKYI, encoded by the coding sequence ATGGGGAAAAGTATTGGATACATAAAAAAGGAAAATTTGTTGTTTAACAAGTTAGATAAGGCAGTTTCTATAATAATAACCAAAAACCTCGGAATCAGGAAAAACGAGTCTTTATTAGTAGTCTATGATTCAAGGCAGCATGAATTAGCTAAAAAATTCAGTGAAGTAGCGTCAAAGTCATTAAAAAAAGTCGATATGTTGAAAATACCCGTAGCAAAGGTAAATGGCCAAGAGCCGCCGAAAAAAGCAGTGCATAAGTTCCTGCAGTATGATGTGCTTATATTCTTGACCACAAGGTCTTTGTCCCACACAAAAGCAAGAAGGGAAGCAACAGCGAAGGGTATAAGGATAGCATCCATGCCTGGCGTCACCCCTTCTGTGTTAAGGAGAAGTATAGATATCGATTACGATAGACTTAAAGCAACAATCAAAAAAGTTGCAGCAAGGTTGAACAAAGCCAAAAAAGTAAGGATAAAAACATCTCTCGGGACAGACATAGAATTTAGCATAACAAAAAGAAAAGCCCACGGCTTGTCTGCAGGAATCTACAATAAAAAGGGAAAATGGGGCAATCTTCCTGAAGGAGAAGTCTTTATCGCTCCGGTAGAAGGCACAGCAAATGGAATATTTGTCGTAGACGGCTCATTAGCCGGCTTTGGGAAAATAACCCATCCGTTAATCTTTTTTGTAGAAAACGGCTACGTAACAAAAATAACCAACGGCAGAAAAATACCCAGGATAAAGAAGATGCTGGACAGGGTGGGGAAAAAAGCAGGAAATATTGCCGAATTTGGAATAGGCTTCAACAGCAGGGCAAAGGTTACAGGAATAGTATTGGAGGATGAAAAAGCTGCAAAAACCTGCCATTTGGCTCTTGGAAACAACATTGGCTTCGGAGGAAAAACAGATGTTCCTTTGCATATTGACTGCGTTATAAAAAAACCAACCATGTTTCTGGACAATAAGCCTATAATTAAGAAAGGCAGGCTGAATATACAAGGCAAATATATATAA
- a CDS encoding AAA family ATPase, with protein sequence MVAKDKNIIDSVLYSYTSASNFLEEENKVLKETVNKMKEELDRLKHPPLMVCEVIDVMENNAVIKIPNGNQFYVSYNNDLNLKVGQSVLCDQKNLNIIKPIDTSKKFNVEKFVILEKPKVKWSQIGGLNEQENEIKEVIELPLKKPELFKKVGITPPKGILLHGPPGTGKTLLAKAVASSTNSTFIEVVGSELVQKFIGEGAKLVKEIFELARKKAPSIVFIDEIDSLAAKRMEVGTSGEREANRTFMQLLAEIDGFKSLDNVKIIGATNRKDILDTAVIRPGRLDRLIHVPTPTKEARKDIFDIHSGNMSLGDEIDINSLIERMEHFSGAEIKSVCTEAGYFAIRADRTVISRKDFLAAIEKVKREEELNKQDYIHMFG encoded by the coding sequence ATGGTAGCAAAAGACAAAAACATAATTGATTCTGTGCTTTACAGCTACACATCGGCTTCTAACTTTCTCGAAGAAGAAAACAAAGTATTAAAAGAAACCGTAAACAAGATGAAAGAGGAGCTGGACAGGCTGAAGCATCCCCCGCTTATGGTGTGCGAAGTCATAGACGTTATGGAAAATAACGCAGTTATAAAAATACCTAACGGCAATCAGTTCTATGTTTCGTATAACAATGATTTAAATCTTAAGGTGGGCCAAAGCGTGCTCTGTGACCAAAAAAACCTGAATATAATAAAGCCTATAGATACCTCGAAGAAATTCAATGTAGAAAAATTTGTCATACTAGAAAAGCCAAAGGTTAAATGGAGCCAGATAGGCGGGCTTAATGAGCAGGAAAACGAGATAAAAGAAGTGATAGAACTGCCCTTAAAAAAGCCCGAATTATTCAAAAAAGTCGGCATCACTCCCCCTAAAGGCATTCTCTTGCACGGTCCGCCCGGAACAGGAAAAACTCTTTTAGCAAAGGCCGTAGCTTCTTCTACCAATTCCACATTCATAGAGGTGGTAGGCTCTGAACTGGTGCAGAAATTTATAGGAGAGGGGGCAAAGCTTGTTAAGGAGATATTTGAGCTTGCCAGAAAAAAAGCGCCTTCGATAGTATTCATAGATGAGATAGACTCATTGGCTGCAAAAAGGATGGAAGTCGGCACCTCAGGCGAAAGGGAAGCCAACAGGACATTCATGCAGCTCCTTGCAGAAATAGACGGGTTCAAGTCATTGGATAATGTAAAGATAATAGGCGCCACTAACAGGAAAGATATACTTGACACAGCAGTGATAAGGCCCGGAAGGTTGGATAGGCTAATACATGTGCCCACCCCCACTAAAGAAGCAAGAAAAGATATATTCGATATTCACTCGGGAAATATGAGCCTGGGCGATGAGATAGACATAAACTCGCTTATCGAAAGGATGGAGCATTTTTCAGGTGCGGAGATAAAGTCTGTATGCACAGAAGCAGGATATTTCGCTATCAGGGCAGACAGGACTGTAATAAGCAGGAAAGACTTTTTAGCAGCCATAGAAAAGGTAAAAAGGGAAGAAGAGCTCAACAAACAGGACTATATCCATATGTTCGGCTGA